The genomic DNA CATAAGGATCGATATGCGGCGCATGCGCTCAACGGGGTGCTAGGCGGGAGTGTCAGCTCGCGCCTGTTTCAGGAGGTGCGGGAAAAGCGTGGCCTCGTGTACTCGATCTATTCGTTTCTGTCCACTTACTCCGATGGCGGAATGACCACGGTGTATGCCGGTACGCGCCCGAAAGAGGTTGAGCGTGTCGTGGAAGTTGTCTGCCGGGAGCTGAAGAAGCTCCGCACGCATGGAATCGATGCGAAGGATTTGGCCCGGGTGAAAAACCAAATGAAGGGCAGTCTGATGCTCAGCCTGGAGAGTTCGCACAGTCGCATGAGCAAGTTGGCGAAGGACGAACTGACGCAAGGCAATCACGTGTCGCTCGAGCAGATGATTGCGGAAATCGATCGCGTGACGACCGATCAGGTGTATCGGGTGGCGCAAACGTTACTGGATCAGCGCTGTCTTTCAATTACGGCACTTGGCCCGATTCCGACCAAGAGTCTGCAGTCGTTTGCGTCATAACCGGTCAATTGCGGGGCACCCGTAGGCGGGGCGCAAGGGCTGGTCGGGCAATGAGTAGCGGTGATTTGAGCGCCATTGCAGGACTAACTCTTTGCTACGGTACTCATTTTAGGGCGCGAATCATGGCTGGATTTCGGCAAAACATTTTCTTGACACGTTTCGTGGATTTAAGTACCATGGTCGCGTTTTCATCATATAAGTCTGAATTTATTTCGGCTGCATTACAGGGGAAGGTAAGCAGAGAGAAAGGGGGTGTGCGTCGCACTTCCTCCTCCTAGCGCGTTCTCTGGAATTTTGTTTTTTTCTGAGCTCTTTTTTTGGATACTGTGATTCAACGGTTCTCTGGTCATCATTTTTCCAAGGAGGGTAGGGTTATGAATAGGGTCGGAATTCTAGCCGCACTTGCAGTCTCCTCCGTTGTCGGCTTGTTGACCGCCGGTGTTACGTTGGCGGCGGATGCTCCAGCCGGGGGCGGACCGAGCGAAGTCACCACGGGCAGCGGAAAGTTTTTTAAGGGTGAGACCACCAATACCTTGAAGGGTCGGGTGTGGTCGCAATGGGCAGACAATCCTGATACCGAATTGCTCTTCGGCATCCAGTACTGGAACACCGGTGATCCGGCTTCCGGTGAAGGGGGCGGTCGGTCTTCAACATCCATGGATGTGAAGCCGCCAGATCCTTTGTTTACCTGCTGCGGCTGGGGCTTTACCGGAGGTACGGACAAGAACAATCCTTACGCCGGCTGGCACCACGCGCAAACCACCGTTCGTTTGTCTGTTAAGGATAAGAGTTTGATGGATCAAATCATCAAGGCATCGCAGGAGCTTGTGGCGATGGAAGTAACCCTTGATGGTCGGACCATTACCGGATTCAAGGTCTTGAAATAGAATTTATACGCGAGGCGACATTCTTGAGACTTTTTTGTCTTCTTTAAGGAGGATGTGATTATGAAGCTTCAAAAGCAGGGGTGGACCTTTATGGCTGCCGTGGCTTTGGTGGTGGGTTTTGCCTCCACTGCGCTGGCCATCGAGGCGTTCCAGGAGCGATTCGAGTGGGGAGATCTGAGCAAGCCCACTACGCTGCAGGGGCGTGTCATCATTCTAGATCCATACGATGAAGCGGTCTGGCTCAACATCGCTGTGTTCGGCGGCAACGCAGAGAGCGGTTTATTTTGGCAGAGAATTCACCCAGGGAAGAACCTCAAGTTCTATCCCGCGGACAAGAATGTGTGGGAGCAGTTGAAGTCCATGGCGCGTCCGCATTCCGGACCGGCTGCAGCGAAGGAAGTTCCCCCTGGATCCCCGACCACTCTGGTAGAGTTCGTGGCTCAGGAAGTCGAGCAAAATCGCCGCGTGATTTCGTCAGTCAAGAAGTTGGCCGACAATGCCGGCGAAATGGGTAAGCCAAAGAGCATCTCCTCCCTTCGCTTGAAGGAATGTGAAGGGAAGACGGAAGTGGATGCTCCTTGCCACGCCGCGAAGACGTTGCTGAACACGTCCCCAAAGACTCCGGATGGAGCGAATTTGCCGTTGCAATATGATGTGTTGTTGCCAAATGGCAAGCCGCTTGCCAACCTGATTCCCTGGACTGCCAAGTACAATCAGGGTGGTGGACATCACTGAGTAGTAGAAGGCCATTGGCCTGAAGTAAGAAGGCGGCATTCCGAAAGGGATGCCGCCTTTTTATTTGCGACGTCGAGGGAGGAACTGTCTAGGCCGGGATGTGAGCTATTCCTGTAATAGCCGTTGTTGCAGTTCAGCAAGTCGATTGAGCGCATCGAGGGGGGTCATGGAGAAGAGATTCATTTGGCGAACTTCCTCAAGCATAGGATGAGGCGCAGGGAGCGTGGCATCAAATTGAAGCGACTGCTGGTTCTCCTGCACTGACCGTTCGGATGACGAGGAGGACTCAAGTTGAGCAAGGACGGCCTTGGCCCGGTGTATTACCTGATCGGGGAGACCTGCCAGTTCAGCAACATGGATTCCGTAGCTGCGATCGGCGCCCCCTCGAATAATCTTTCGCAGAAACAGCACCTTCCCGTCACGTTCCTGTACCGCAACGCAATAGTTCGTAATCCCTTCCCGTAGACTCTCCAATTGCGTCATTTCATGATAGTGAGTCGCGAAGAGCGTGCGCGCGCCGAGACGCCGAGGATCCTGGATGTATTCTGCAATTGCCCAGGCAATGCTCAGCCCGTCATAGGTGCTCGTGCCGCGTCCGATTTCATCGAGGAGGATCAAGCTGCGAGGTGTGGCGCAGTTGAGGATATGGGCTGATTCCGTCATCTCAACCATGAAGGTACTCTGGCCACCTGCGAGATTGTCGGATGCGCCGACTCTGGTAAAGATGCGATCAGTCAGCCCAATCCTGGCTTCCGTGGCAGGGACAAAGCTTCCCATCTGCGCCATCAATGTAATCAGGGCGACCTGTCGGAGGTAGGTGCTCTTCCCAGCCATGTTGGGGCCAGTCAGAATGTGCAGCCGGCTGGTAGCCAGATCCAGATGGGTGTCGTTCGGGATAAATCCGCCGGAGAGATCAAGACGTTCGACGACCGGGTGTCGGCCCTGAACAATATGGAGGCCATCACCTTCGTCGACGGTTGGTCGCACATAGCGATTGAGCGCGGCGGTTTCCGCCAGGGCGGCGATTACATCAAGGGTGGCCAATCGTCGGCTGATCTCTTGAAGGCGGGCTGTTTCCTCAGCGAGTCGTGTCTGGAGCTGTTCGAACAGCGCTTGCTCCAGGGCCGTCAGTTTTGTGTCGGCTCCCGTGACCCGCTCTTCAAGTTCCTTTAACTCGGCGGTCATGAAGCGCTCGGCATTGACCAGGGTTTGCTTGCGGATATAGTCGGGCGGTACCTTCCCGAGATTCGCCTTCGTGAGTTCAATATAGTACCCGAAGACTTGGTTATATCTGATTTTAAGCGACTCGACGCCGGTCCGTTCGCGTTCTTTGGCTTCGAGGCCGGTAATCCAGCCTTTGCCCTCCCGACTTGCCTTGCGAAGTTCATCGACTTCAGGATGGTATCCGCTCTTCAGGATGCCGCCGTCGCGAATCGATACGGGCGCCTCCTGCTCTATGGCTCCTTCGATCAACTCGTAGAGATCCTGGGCGTTATCCCATGACGACATCAGGTCGGCGATGAGTGGAGAATCGAGCACGGACAATTCGGCCTGAATTGCGGGAAGCGAAGAGACGGAAATTTTCAGAGCGAGGACATCCCGCGGATTGGCAACTCCGAGGGACATGCGGCTACAGAGACGGGAAATGTCCTGGACGGTTCGCAATGCCGTTCGGAGGCGAACTCGTGCGTCGATCTGTCGTTTGAGTTCGTCAACCGCTGTCAGTCGAGCCTCGATTGCCGCGCTGTTGACCAATGGCCGCAGGAGCCACTCACGGAGCAACCGGCTTCCCATGGCGGTGACGGTGCGATCCAGAACGCCCAATAACGTATAGGTGGACTGGTTCGACGAGTCCTCCGCACGACCGGCAGGCCTGACGAGTTCCAGATTGCGGATGGTGACGCTGTCCAGGTGCATGGCGTCATGATCCTGTCTCACTCGTGGCGGGCGGATATGGTCGAGAGGGGCCGACGGTTGAGTCTCCCTGACATACCGCAACACTGCCGCCCCGGCTTGGATGCCCAGTGTGAGTCGGTGGCAGCCGAAGGCTTCCATGGAATGCACGCGAAACTGTTCTTGTAACGTCATGCGACCCTGCTCCAGGTCGAACCACGTCGCAGGTTGTGCGCAGCATCGGGGGCCGGTCAGATCGGCGGTCCATTGCTGTTCGTCCGGAGAGAGATCTTCGGGAAACAGCAATTCTTTCGGTTCAAGCCGCGCCAGTTCGTCCCGCAGGGAGGCTTCTGCCTGGATCCCATGAAACTCACTGAGCCAATAGTCTCCGGTCGAGACTTCAAGCGTTGCGAGGCCATAGGAGGGCTCTTTGCGTCCGGTCCCTGCGGATCGAAGGCGCACGCATACCGCGGCCAGCACGTTTGATTCCGTGGACGGAAGGAATTCGCTATCGATGAGTGTGCCGGGGGTATAGAGCCGGACGACTTCCCTGCGCACCAG from Nitrospira sp. ND1 includes the following:
- the mutS gene encoding DNA mismatch repair protein MutS, with the translated sequence MGDADGTPLMRQYRDIKQAYRDAILFFRVGDFYEMFQEDAVEASKLLSIALTSRDKSSETPIPLCGVPYHAATNYIAKLLRAGRTVALCEQVEDPKLAKGLVRREVVRLYTPGTLIDSEFLPSTESNVLAAVCVRLRSAGTGRKEPSYGLATLEVSTGDYWLSEFHGIQAEASLRDELARLEPKELLFPEDLSPDEQQWTADLTGPRCCAQPATWFDLEQGRMTLQEQFRVHSMEAFGCHRLTLGIQAGAAVLRYVRETQPSAPLDHIRPPRVRQDHDAMHLDSVTIRNLELVRPAGRAEDSSNQSTYTLLGVLDRTVTAMGSRLLREWLLRPLVNSAAIEARLTAVDELKRQIDARVRLRTALRTVQDISRLCSRMSLGVANPRDVLALKISVSSLPAIQAELSVLDSPLIADLMSSWDNAQDLYELIEGAIEQEAPVSIRDGGILKSGYHPEVDELRKASREGKGWITGLEAKERERTGVESLKIRYNQVFGYYIELTKANLGKVPPDYIRKQTLVNAERFMTAELKELEERVTGADTKLTALEQALFEQLQTRLAEETARLQEISRRLATLDVIAALAETAALNRYVRPTVDEGDGLHIVQGRHPVVERLDLSGGFIPNDTHLDLATSRLHILTGPNMAGKSTYLRQVALITLMAQMGSFVPATEARIGLTDRIFTRVGASDNLAGGQSTFMVEMTESAHILNCATPRSLILLDEIGRGTSTYDGLSIAWAIAEYIQDPRRLGARTLFATHYHEMTQLESLREGITNYCVAVQERDGKVLFLRKIIRGGADRSYGIHVAELAGLPDQVIHRAKAVLAQLESSSSSERSVQENQQSLQFDATLPAPHPMLEEVRQMNLFSMTPLDALNRLAELQQRLLQE